The DNA region TCTGGTTCCCGAAGAAGAGGCGATGGAGTCCTGGTTGCCGCTCTGGCTGCAGGCTCCGCTGGAGCTTTGGGGCGACAAGATCGTCCACGCTGGGCTCTTCGCCGTGCTCGCCTTCCTCGCCTGGCGCAGCCGGCCGGAACGCTGGTGCAAAGGGTTCCTTTGGTGCGCGGCCTACGGGGCCCTCACCGAGCTCTACCAGCTGTTCTTGCCCTATCGCTCGGCGGAATGGGGCGATGTGGCGGCGGACGTCGGTGGCGTCGCCCTGGTGGCGGTGGTGTTGGTGCTCTTCCGGCCAGGAGATCGGGGAGGGACGGCGAGATGAAGGAGCGCCGGCCTGCTGATATGCTCCCCGCGCTCCGACTGACCGAGAAATCTTTGGCCGCCGACTTCCGGTGTCTTTGCTCAATCCTCTAGTGGACCTCATCTCTTGAGCCCTCCAGCCGCTTCCGCCGCCCGCCGCCGTTCCGCGTCCATTCCGCGGTGGGGAGAGACCCTGGGCGAGGTTTGCGTCTGGGCGCTAATTCTCGGGCTGTGGTGGGTCCACGATCCGAGCATGAAGGGTGCCTTCCGGCTACCCAAGCTGCTGGTGGCCCAGCCGTTGGTGCTCCTTTCTCTCTGCTTTCTCAGCTGGCGCCTGTGGAACGTGCCGCGCATCGATTGGAGGGGGCTGACGGCTCTACCGGTGTTGCGCGCCCTGGTCCCGCTGCTGCTGCTCGCCAGTCTCGGCCTGGCGACCACCGGTCATCGAGCGGTGGTGGGGGAAGCTCTGGTCTCTTTGTGGATCGGCGCCGGTGCTCTGGTGGGGTGGAACTTGGGGCTGCCCCTCGACCGCCGCCGCCGGCTGGTACGGGCGCTGATGCTGCCGGCAACGGCGCTGGCGGCGGTGGGGGTACTGCAATTCCATGGCTGGTACCGCCCCTTCGACTTCGCCGGCGAGACCGAGGGGCT from Acidobacteriota bacterium includes:
- a CDS encoding VanZ family protein, which encodes MTANERIRRRWMPWAWAALIFVLLSLPAGLVPEEEAMESWLPLWLQAPLELWGDKIVHAGLFAVLAFLAWRSRPERWCKGFLWCAAYGALTELYQLFLPYRSAEWGDVAADVGGVALVAVVLVLFRPGDRGGTAR